The following DNA comes from Spirulina major PCC 6313.
TTGCAGGTCACCAAAGTGGATAGCGAAACCGGAGAAATCGCTGGAACCTTTACCAGTATTCAGCCCTCGGATACGGACTTAGGCGCAGATGATCCCGAAGAAGTGAAAATCAAAGGGAGTTTCTACGCTCAGGTTAGCCCGAAAGCGTAAGGGATTGACCCATTCATCAAACGTGATGCTGTGAAGCGATCGCTCCTAGGGGCGATCGCTTCACCTTTGAGAGGGCGGTGCCGGTTCCATGGGTTTCGGATGACTCTAATGCACAGGGGTTAATTTTTGTGGTGATTTTTATTTCTGTGGGAAAAATACGGTTGGCATTCGTCCAATCGAACCTTACACTAAGGTGATCAGATCTCACGGATGAATGCCTGTCAATCATCATTCAACACAGTCTAGGGTTTTGATCCACCTGAACTATCACCCTCACCTATTTCCTCACCTAATATTTAAATTTGATAACTCTTTTTTTCACTGCCGCGAGGCGTTAAACCCATGCCAACTAGTTCACGCACCCTCAAAGGAGATAGCCTTTCTCTATTACGGGCCTATCGCACGAACCCCGACCTCCAAACCCGGAATCGGCTCGTGCATCTCAACATTGGTTTAGTCCGTCGTGAAGCGCATCATTGGGTTGAGCGTTGCCCGGAAAGTTATGAAGACTTGCTCCAAGTGGGCTGTTTAGGCCTGATTCGTGCCATTGAACGCTTCGATGTCACGAAGGGTAATGCGTTCAGTTCCTTTGCGATCCCCTACATTCGGGGCGAAATTCAACATTATCTTCGCGACAAAAGCACCCCGATCCGTATTCCTCGCCAATGGCAAGAGATCTGGCGACGGGCGATTAAGGTTACCCAAGCTCTGCGGGTCGAGATGGGGCGACAACCGAGCGATCGCGACATTGCCGCCGCCCTCAACATTTCCCAGGCCCACTGGCAAGAAATCAAACTCGCCCACCAAAACCGCGAACCCCTTAGCCTCGACTGTCCCCTCGGCAGTCCAGAGGACGGCTCCTTTAGCCTAGGGGAGTTAGTGCCCGATCACCACTACCGCAGTTTTCAACTGGCCCAAGACGATCAAATCCGGTTACAGCAAGCCCTCGTGCAGCTTGAGCAGCGCACCCGCGATGTTTTAGAATTTGTTTTTCTCCAAGACCTGACTCAAAAAGAAGCCGCCGATCGCCTCGGCATCAGTGTGATTACGGTCTCGCGGCGCGTCAAAAAGGGAGTGGCGGCCCTGAAAGCCCTGATGAACAAGGCCTAAACTGCGGAAAATTCGGAGTCAACCGCCAACCCTGGGAACAGGTGATTTATACTCAAAACAAGTTTGGATGAAGGGTGGGAGTATCCTAAAGGGACAGAGAATCATCATGCGTAGACAGCTAGTTATTACCGGATTCACCGCCACAACCCTACTCCTAGGGGGGTGTGGGGTTTTATCTTCGCTGCCCTTTATTGGCGGGGGTGAGGATGAGGCCGCCGTCCCGGAGGCTGTGCCCATTGCCCCCCAAGCCGCTGAAAATTTTGAAGATCCCCTCGTGGCGGAAGGCGAACCGCCGCCGCCTCCAGCCGCTGGAGATAATGTGGCTGAGGGGTTGATTCCCCTCGCGGATGCGGATACGGTGGCAAAGCTGGGACAAACTCGACAAGGGCGGACAGACCCCTTCTCCACGATTCCAGTCACCTTAGAGTCTGTGCAGGATGGAGGCACGGTGGCCGTGCAAGCTCCTCTCGAAGAGAGTTTACCCAGAATTCCGTCGCTGCCTCAACTGCCCAATCCCCTCATTCCGCAAATTGGCCCGTTTGAGCGTCCTCCAACACCACCGAATCCGCCCAGACCCAGCGCCGATTTTCCGATTCCTTCATCACCCCAAAATCTTCCTTCATCGCCCCAAAGTATTCCGCCGTCAGAACCCTTTGCGCCGGATTTACCGGATTTGCCGGAGCCGACCCTCGCCCAGGGCCTTAATGTGACGGGGGTGGTAGTGAAGGCCGATGGGACAAAGTATGCGATCGTGGAAACCTCTGCCGGCAAGAGTACCTACGTGCGGGAAGGGGATTTTGTGGAAAATGGTCAGGTCTTGGTGAAGCGGATTGAATCCCGTAAGGGAGGAACCCCGCGAGTCGTGTTTGAAGAATTGGGCATTGAAGTGACCAAGTCTTTAGGTGAAGGGGGTGGACAGCCCACGGCCATGAGACAATTGCTGTCTCCTTTGGTGTTGTCAAGGGATAACGATCTGGTTTAAACGATCTGATAACGATCTGATTTAGATGTCATGATGCAAAAACGAGTGAGTTGTGCGGCGTTGCCTCTCGCAGTCTATCAAGAAGTGGCGGCGCAGTTGCGACAGTTGCCGGGTGTGGTGGCGGTGGAGTTGGAGCCGCAGGGGTCAATTCCGTTTGATTATGCCCAAAGCCAGGTTGCGGCGTTGCAGGTGACTTGGGGGGACGATCGCACTCCGAGCAGCGATCGCCAATGCCGCAGGATCTTGGACTACTACGCCCAAACCTTCGGCCCATGGCAGGAAGACGAAATCCCCTCAGGCTAGTGATCTGAGGGGGTGAGCGATCGCACCTGCCGCTGATCTAGTTGGGCAAACGAGGCGGCCCACCTTCGATATCCGGTTGTTCGGGTTCTGGAATCACGCGGGGGGCCGGTTGTCCGAGTTGAAATTCTCCTTCATACACCCGTCCGTTGGCATAGCGCATCCGCCCGATGCCGTGGGGCACACCGCGACGCAGTTCACCCGTGTAGCGATCGCCGTTGCCGTAGGAACAGGAACCACTGCCGCTGAGGGTGAAATCATTAAACTGCCCTTGGCAGCTTGTGCCATTGGGAAACGACAGCGTCCCATTACCATTGGGTTGTCCAGCCCAGAAATTTCCCGAAAAGCGAATGCATTGGACTTGGCCATTACGGCGCACACAGACATCATCGGTATATGTACCTTGGCCATGGGGCACACCATTGCGAAACAGACCATCATAGCGAGCACAGCGCAAATCACCGTTATAGTCCCGACATTTCCCATAGACCATCGAACCCCGCCCAGAGGGTAAGCCATCGACAACGCCACCATAGTAGCGATTGGCATATTCCGGTTGATTCCATTCAATCGAGACTAGATAGGGTTCGCCGGGAATCTGTTCGGTGACTTCGGTGGGGTTGGTGGTGCGGAAGATGAACAAGCCTGTGCCGTTGGGTAAGCCATTACGTACATCCCCTTGGTAACGGTTGTCGTTGCCGTAGATGAATTTACCTTTGCCGTGGGGTAACCCGTTGCGGAATTCGCCGTCGTAGATGGTTTGAAAGTTTTCGTTACTGGTTTCGGTGTCGTAGTAGTAGAACACGCCGCGCCCGTGGCGACGACCGTTGAGAATGTCACCCCGATAGTAACCATCAGAATATTGACAGATGCCATTGCCGGTGTAGCCCCGAAATTGGCCTTCGCAGCGAGCGCCGTCGGGGAGGGTGATGATGTATTGAGCTTGGGCGGCGGGGGGAGCGAGGAGGGTGGCGATCGCTTGCAAGCCCAACGTCGCTGCAACCCCAATACCAAGGGTTGTCAGACGTTGCAGAATGCTTGTTGTCCTGTGGGGAGTGGTGACCATAAACATTCCTGAACTCATGAAAATCTGTGGGTGAAGCCCGTCAATTGAAACTGACGAAAGGAAATTCAACCCTAGTCTAGCTTGGAATTTCCCAATCGGAACAGAGAAGACCAATACGGTAAGATGGGAAGATTATGAACGCCTTTAGAATAGTTTGATCGCGCATGGATATTAAGACCTTTATGGAGCAATGTGTGGGCAAGTGGTTTGCCCAACGCACCTGTTATCAACTAACCGAGAACCAGTCAGAGAGTGCGAAAGCGGAAGTCACCATGGCCTGGCTTGCGACCGATGCGGCTCCCATCCAAACCCTCTGCGCAAATGCGGCGATCGCCCCGGAAACCGTCTGGGGTGGCCTTGATATTCACTGGGATAATTCCGTTGATCCGGGGCAACCGAAACAAGTGGGCGGTACGGTGATGGCCTTCGCTGCCCCGAACGCCCCCAGCCCCAGCGGCCAACTGCTCCGGGCTGATCTAGCGGTGGGAACCTATGACCTCAGCGCAGATGAGGCACTCACTCTGACGGTGCAGGATGGCCCGCGCCACTACGAAGAGCGGATTTGGTTTGCCAGTGAAAATTTACGGTTTCGGACGGTGACGATCCAAAACGATGGGGTGATTTGCCAAGCGGCGTTTTACTCTGAAATTCGACGGATGCAAAGCTAGGATGACACGCTTGGTTGTTGCGACGGGAAATCCGGGTAAAATCCCTGAAATGTCGGTCTATCTGGCGGATTTGGGGGTGGATTTGGTGATGAAGCCGCCGGACTTGGAGATTGAGGAAACGGGGACAACGTTTCTAGAAAATGCGGCGTTAAAAGCGTCTCAGGTGGCTCTGGCGGTGGGAGACTGGGCGATCGCAGATGATTCGGGCCTCGCCGTTAATGCCCTCAACGGTGCGCCGGGTCTTTATTCCGCCCGCTACGGCAAGACCGATGCCGATCGCATCGCTCGCCTTTTGGCAGAATTGGGGGACAGAGAACAGCGATCGGCACAATTTATCTGTGCATTG
Coding sequences within:
- a CDS encoding RNA polymerase sigma factor SigF encodes the protein MPTSSRTLKGDSLSLLRAYRTNPDLQTRNRLVHLNIGLVRREAHHWVERCPESYEDLLQVGCLGLIRAIERFDVTKGNAFSSFAIPYIRGEIQHYLRDKSTPIRIPRQWQEIWRRAIKVTQALRVEMGRQPSDRDIAAALNISQAHWQEIKLAHQNREPLSLDCPLGSPEDGSFSLGELVPDHHYRSFQLAQDDQIRLQQALVQLEQRTRDVLEFVFLQDLTQKEAADRLGISVITVSRRVKKGVAALKALMNKA
- a CDS encoding MORN repeat-containing protein: MVTTPHRTTSILQRLTTLGIGVAATLGLQAIATLLAPPAAQAQYIITLPDGARCEGQFRGYTGNGICQYSDGYYRGDILNGRRHGRGVFYYYDTETSNENFQTIYDGEFRNGLPHGKGKFIYGNDNRYQGDVRNGLPNGTGLFIFRTTNPTEVTEQIPGEPYLVSIEWNQPEYANRYYGGVVDGLPSGRGSMVYGKCRDYNGDLRCARYDGLFRNGVPHGQGTYTDDVCVRRNGQVQCIRFSGNFWAGQPNGNGTLSFPNGTSCQGQFNDFTLSGSGSCSYGNGDRYTGELRRGVPHGIGRMRYANGRVYEGEFQLGQPAPRVIPEPEQPDIEGGPPRLPN
- a CDS encoding phycobiliprotein lyase, translated to MDIKTFMEQCVGKWFAQRTCYQLTENQSESAKAEVTMAWLATDAAPIQTLCANAAIAPETVWGGLDIHWDNSVDPGQPKQVGGTVMAFAAPNAPSPSGQLLRADLAVGTYDLSADEALTLTVQDGPRHYEERIWFASENLRFRTVTIQNDGVICQAAFYSEIRRMQS
- the rdgB gene encoding RdgB/HAM1 family non-canonical purine NTP pyrophosphatase; translated protein: MTRLVVATGNPGKIPEMSVYLADLGVDLVMKPPDLEIEETGTTFLENAALKASQVALAVGDWAIADDSGLAVNALNGAPGLYSARYGKTDADRIARLLAELGDREQRSAQFICALAIAAPDGAIALQAEGICPGEILTAPQGTGGFGYDPIFYVPDVGLSFAQMSAAQKDAISHRGRAFQTLLAQWSTLPFSK